From one Lolium rigidum isolate FL_2022 chromosome 4, APGP_CSIRO_Lrig_0.1, whole genome shotgun sequence genomic stretch:
- the LOC124708690 gene encoding actin-depolymerizing factor 10-like, which translates to MALAAAAWPCLGGGSPAWIDVPERSKSAFLELKRRKVHRYVIFKIDDRSEEVVVEKTGAPGESYDDFTASLPADDCRYAVYDLDFVSDDNCRKSKIFFISWSPDDSRIRSKTIYAVSRNQFRHELDGVHFEIQATDPDDMDLDVLRGRANRT; encoded by the exons atggcgctggcggcggcggcgtggccgtgcctg GGCGGGGGCTCGCCGGCGTGGATTGACGTGCCGGAGCGGAGCAAGAGCGCGTTCTTGGAGCTCAAGAGGAGGAAGGTGCACCGCTACGTGATATTCAAGATCGACGACAGGAGCGAGGAGGTCGTCGTCGAGAAGACAGGCGCGCCCGGGGAGAGCTACGACGACTTCACGGCCTCGCTCCCCGCCGACGACTGCCGCTACGCCGTATACGACCTGGATTTCGTCAGCGACGACAACTGCCGCAAGAGCAAGATCTTCTTCATCTCCTG GTCTCCTGATGATTCCCGCATCCGTTCCAAGACCATATATGCTGTGTCGAGGAACCAATTCCGCCACGAGCTCGACGGGGTGCACTTTGAGATCCAGGCAACCGACCCTGACGACATGGACTTGGATGTTCTCCGGGGCCGTGCTAATAGAACCTGA